The Impatiens glandulifera chromosome 8, dImpGla2.1, whole genome shotgun sequence genome includes a window with the following:
- the LOC124911206 gene encoding FIP1[V]-like protein, translating into MEEDDEFGDLYTDVLRPLQPPPSIPHKQPDDPFPNRPVDLNLDSDDEEIPFGVPISNHTVEFADSQHTQVQGSIITEKLAHEDFPYTRNLDGIAEDQKVRENDVLVEDVGILELDIEGEDRARVLDVAGDVNLVDESRMEVSGREIVNKDEFLGGNQENIIDSRETYEKFDIEDVDNMDAGTGTGTLIPGLSIPGVSEVGNTHFVRPNEASGEGDDWDSDSDDDLQIVLNDNNHGNALMDKSGEMGSDDEDEDGEPLVIVGDTDQVHLPMEEPDWGEDVGQAVDGDKKEFGDVAKPDGMIAIPKVGYSSHVYHPYHSQFKYVRPGAAPMPGAASVGPGGVLGQVRPPVVGMPPSGRGRGDWRPSAMKNGPNMQKGFHAGFGMPPFSAGRGFGGGLDFTLPSHKTVFEVDVDSFEEKPWKLPGIDISDYFNFGLNEESWKEYCKQLEQYRMETTMQSKIRVYESGRAEQEYDPDLPPELAAAAGLHTVSTETANVGKVDGGQSDLVNGSARLRPPLPMGRPIQVETGHGERFPSVDTRPARMRDSDAIIEIVLQDSVDDDSLQANDAADLPENDNLREDLSDSRELTEDTKRFPAAPHDRGGRKREERSGSCTNSVPDDQSGSSTKSAPKHLGKEKRASFSPEGSIHHSPETEGRISPYSGRVTDNHLDRCAKERPDDRSPNVTPSDSQKEEESTENIDGKHSLRLSSPTSVSSEEQQLVDAHEDHGIESIDKEGIALDATVAANIPKDQKKYDPHKRQKVSSHTLPETDDVVDFRAARSSENSKARSGSSRDLQQKLHDGIDEEVVQHRNFIGAQDVKRPLNEEEQTARRKGKQDTHFPHRSHLKTESSVKTWQQHTDEDLHGRRKRERVDDVIPRHRPANERYDKDEHLHSRKQLDNGTSRVHREREVASRYKERDDNLKGRYEIMDDLRGKRRKEEEYGNRENYSSHKKRDRVGDIPDLQRRDGKGWIPREREDWHRIKQLNEDGFVKRERDDGRGGIRSSLAKGKDGFKNSDREYPLKDIGRHSDLIKRRDHNDDAYPRGSQISNDERRSRQESANGRDDFADGTRTNDKKLKETTKKRREYKSGDQINLYSSVPNQEQIIMKNELEMNEGARDGGKNDTLTKNHQSSRKRKGDPTSEDEQQLQDSKRGRSKMERWTSHKERDLKDESSSRIEEENEEEDALDSQPPPSSDLKDAEINPLEDTVAKLKKRSERFKLPMTNEKESTTLVNKIESEPSFNPTQGGGGGGGDNNIDSDFKPERPARKRRWTGN; encoded by the exons ATGGAAGAAGACGATGAGTTCGGAGATCTCTACACAGATGTCCTTCGTCCTCTCCAGCCACCACCCTCTATTCCTCACAAACAACCCGACGACCCTTTTCCCAACCGTCCGGTCGATCTCAACCTTGATAGCGACGATGAAGAGATCCCCTTCGGTGTTCCCATCTCAAATCATACGGTTGAATTCGCCGATTCTCAGCATACGCAGGTCCAGGGCTCCATCATTACGGAGAAGCTAGCTCATGAGGACTTTCCTTATACCCGGAATTTAGATGGTATAGCGGAGGATCAGAAAGTGAGGGAAAATGATGTTTTAGTGGAGGACGTGGGGATTCTTGAGTTAGATATTGAGGGGGAAGATAGGGCTAGGGTTTTGGATGTTGCTGGAGATGTGAATCTTGTTGATGAATCTAGAATGGAAGTTTCTGGTAGGGAGATAGTCAATAAAGATGAATTCTTGGGAGGAAATCAGGAGAATATAATCGATAGTCGTGAAACTTATGAAAAATTCGATATTGAAGATGTTGATAACATGGATGCGGGGACGGGGACGGGGACGTTAATTCCTGGACTATCGATTCCTGGAGTTTCAGAAGTGGGAAATACTCATTTTGTGCGACCGAATGAAGCTAGTGGAGAGGGTGATGACTGGgatagtgatagtgatgatgatttACAAATTGTGTTGAATGATAACAATCATGGCAATGCTTTGATGGATAAGTCTGGTGAGATGGGTAGTGATGATGAGGATGAAGATGGTGAGCCTTTGGTTATAGTTGGTGATACTGATCAGGTTCATCTGCCCATGGAAGAGCCGGATTGGGGTGAAGATGTAGGTCAGGCGGTTGATGGCGATAAAAAGGAATTTGGAGATGTTGCTAAACCTGATGGAATGATTGCCATCCCAAAAGTTGGCTATAGCAGCCATGTGTATCATCCATATCATTCTCAGTTTAAG TATGTTAGACCTGGTGCGGCACCCATGCCTGGAGCAGCTTCTGTTGGACCTGGAGGAGTTTTAGGTCAAGTTCGGCCACCAGTAGTTGGTATGCCTCCTTCTGGCCGTGGTAGAGGCGATTGGAGGCCTTCGGCAATGAAGAACGGTCCTAATATGCAGAAAGGTTTTCATGCTGGTTTTGGGATGCCTCCCTTTTCTGCAGGGCGAGGGTTTGGCGGTGGACTTGATTTCACACTTCCATCACATAA AACTGTCTTTGAAGTTGATGTTGATAGCTTCGAGGAAAAACCATGGAAACTCCCTGGAATTGATATTTCTGATTATTTTAACTTTGGGTTAAATGAGGAAAGCTGGAAAGAGTATTGCAAGCAGCTG GAACAATATCGCATGGAGACAACTATGCAGAGCAAAATCCGTGTATATGAAAGTGGGAGAGCAGAACAG GAGTATGATCCCGATCTTCCTCCTGAATTGGCTGCAGCAGCTGGTTTGCATACCGTGTCCACTGAAACTGCAAATGTAGGGAAGGTAGATGGAGGACAAAGCGATCTTGTCAATGGGTCTGCTCGTCTGCGGCCACCACTA CCAATGGGGAGACCTATACAGGTGGAAACTGGTCATGGAGAGCGTTTTCCGTCTGTTGATACCCGACCAGCACGGATGCGTGATTCTGATGCCATCATTGAG ATTGTCTTACAGGATTCAGTAGATGATGATTCTTTACAGGCTAATGATGCTGCAGACCTACcagaaaatgataatttaagaGAGGATCTCAGTGATAGCCGAGAACTCACAGAAGACACTAAGCGATTTCCTGCTGCTCCTCATGATCGCGGTGGTAGGAAGAGGGAGGAAAGAAGTGGATCCTGTACAAATTCTGTTCCTGATGATCAAAGTGGGTCATCAACAAAGTCGGCACCCAAGCATCTCGGTAAAGAAAAAAGAGCATCTTTTTCCCCAGAAGGTTCCATTCATCATTCTCCTGAAACTGAAGGGAGGATATCTCCATATTCTGGCAGGGTTACTGATAACCATCTTGATag ATGTGCAAAGGAAAGACCAGATGACAGATCTCCAAATGTGACTCCTAGTGACAGCcagaaagaagaagaatcaactgAAAACATTGATGGAAAGCATAGCCTTCGGTTGTCCTCTCCTACCAGTGTTTCGAGTGAAGAGCAACAACTGGTGGATGCTCATGAGGACCATGGAATTGAATCAATTGATAAAGAGGGAATAGCATTGGATGCAACAGTTGCCGCTAATATCCCGAAAGATCAAAAGAAATACGACCCTCATAAGAGACAGAAAGTAAGTTCTCACACTCTACCAGAAACCGATGATGTTGTGGATTTTAGAGCAGCTCGGAGTAGTGAAAACAGCAAGGCAAGATCAGGTAGCAGCAGAGACTTGCAACAGAAGTTGCATGATGGTATCGATGAGGAAGTTGTTCAACACCGAAACTTTATAGGTGCCCAGGATGTGAAGAGACCCCTAAATGAAGAAGAGCAGACTGCCAGAAGAAAAGGCAAGCAAGACACACATTTTCCCCATCGCTCACATTTGAAAACTGAGAGCAGCGTGAAGACTTGGCAACAACATACTGATGAAGATTTGCATGGAAGAAGGAAACGAGAGCGAGTTGATGATGTGATCCCAAGACACCGCCCTGCCAATGAAAGATATGACAAAGACGAACATCTACATTCTAGAAAGCAGTTAGATAACGGGACTTCAAGGGTTCATCGCGAAAGAGAAGTGGCCTCGCGGTATAAGGAaagggatgataatttgaaaggACGATACGAGATCATGGATGATCTCCgtggaaaaagaagaaaagaagaagaatatggaAATAGAGAAAACTATTCTAGTCATAAAAAAAGAGACAGGGTTGGTGATATTCCAGATCTGCAGAGGAGAGATGGTAAAGGTTGGATTCCTAGAGAAAGAGAAGACTGGCACAGGATCAAACAACTAAATGAGGATGGTTTTGTAAAGAGGGAAAGAGATGATGGACGTGGAGGAATAAGGAGTAGCCTTGCTAAAGGAAAGGATGGATTCAAGAACTCCGATCGAGAATACCCACTCAAAGATATTGGTCGGCATTCTGATCTGATTAAGAGAAGGGACCACAATGATGATGCATATCCACGTGGAAGCCAAATTAGCAATGATGAGAGAAGATCAAGACAGGAGTCTGCCAATGGTCGTGATGATTTCGCTGATGGTACCAGAACGAATGATAAGAAACTTAAAGAGACCACAAAGAAGAGGAGAGAATATAAAAGTGGTGACCAAATTAACTTGTACTCTTCCGTTCCAAACCAAGAACAGATTATCATGAAGAATGAGCTG GAGATGAATGAAGGCGCAAGGGATGGTGGAAAAAACGACACTCTTACAAAAAACCATCAATCATCCAGAAAGCGGAAAGGAGACCCAACTTCTGAAGACGAGCAACAGCTGCAAGATTCAAAGAGGGGAAGGTCCAAAATGGAGCGATGGACGAGCCACAAGGAAAGAGACTTAAAAGATGAATCTTCTTCCAGGATCGAGGAGGAGAATGAGGAAGAAGATGCCCTTGACTCTCAACCACCTCCCTCAAGTGACCTAAAGGATGCTGAAATCAATCCATTAGAAGACACTGTGGCAAAGCTGAAGAAAAGGAGCGAGCGATTCAAGCTTCCAATGACAAACGAGAAGGAATCTACTACATTGGTTAATAAAATAGAATCTGAACCATCTTTCAATCCAACTCAAGGcggcgg